The Ornithodoros turicata isolate Travis chromosome 7, ASM3712646v1, whole genome shotgun sequence genome includes a region encoding these proteins:
- the LOC135399882 gene encoding cuticle protein 10.9-like — MNSLVAVSILCFAILSVGQAQQYDQDYYGPPQPYNFGYDVADEYGNKHNHQESSDASGVRRGSYGYTTAEGYFRIVDYVADQNGFRATVRTNEPGTASGGSADVTVESSAPPVYGGAPGAFRG; from the exons ATG AATTCTCTCGTAGCGGTCAGCATATTGTGCTTCGCAATCCTTTCAGTGGGTCAAGCACAGCAG TACGATCAAGACTATTACGGTCCACCCCAGCCCTACAACTTCGGCTACGACGTTGCGGACGAGTATGGCAACAAGCACAATCACCAGGAGTCGAGCGACGCCAGCGGAGTCAGGCGGGGATCGTACGGCTACACAACTGCTGAGGGCTACTTCAGGATCGTCGATTACGTTGCCGACCAGAATGGCTTCCGTGCAACCGTGAGAACGAACGAGCCAGGGACGGCAAGCGGAGGCTCGGCTGATGTTACCGTGGAATCATCAGCGCCACCCGTCTACGGCGGAGCTCCAGGAGCATTCAGGGGATAA